Proteins encoded by one window of Limnothrix sp. FACHB-406:
- a CDS encoding M15 family metallopeptidase: MALKPYQKIPIADCGEPLVPIPPDRFQLWDPHPYAVLGAPYGDQSPFWVRSGVLDRLLQAAQWLAQQQPGWQLAIFDAYRPLAVQQFMVDYTFAELALMEGLDPVALAQNPQHPQTQALRSRVSQFWASPSDHPATPPPHSTGAALDLTLIDAAGRLLDMGSPIDECSDRSFPDHFAPATDSQHQQFHAHRQLLRRAMAAGGFAQHAQEWWHFSWGDQLWADRTGQPLAHYGRA; encoded by the coding sequence ATGGCCCTCAAGCCCTATCAAAAAATCCCGATCGCGGACTGTGGCGAACCCCTAGTGCCCATCCCGCCCGATCGCTTCCAGCTCTGGGATCCGCATCCCTACGCGGTGTTGGGTGCGCCCTATGGTGACCAATCGCCCTTTTGGGTGCGATCGGGCGTGCTCGATCGGCTGTTGCAGGCCGCCCAATGGTTAGCCCAACAACAACCGGGCTGGCAACTGGCCATCTTTGATGCCTATCGCCCCTTGGCCGTTCAGCAATTCATGGTGGACTACACCTTTGCCGAATTGGCCCTCATGGAAGGGTTGGATCCCGTTGCCCTGGCGCAAAATCCCCAGCATCCCCAAACCCAAGCCCTGCGATCGCGCGTTAGCCAGTTTTGGGCCAGCCCCAGCGACCACCCCGCCACCCCGCCACCCCACAGCACCGGAGCCGCCCTGGATCTGACCCTGATTGACGCGGCCGGGCGGCTGCTGGATATGGGATCCCCGATCGATGAATGTTCCGATCGTTCATTTCCCGACCACTTCGCCCCAGCCACCGATTCCCAACACCAGCAGTTCCACGCCCATCGCCAACTGTTGCGACGGGCCATGGCCGCGGGCGGGTTTGCCCAACATGCCCAAGAGTGGTGGCACTTTTCCTGGGGCGATCAACTGTGGGCCGATCGCACCGGTCAGCCCTTAGCCCACTATGGCCGGGCCTGA
- the proC gene encoding pyrroline-5-carboxylate reductase, whose amino-acid sequence MTDSGAGAVWQLGVIGGGVMAEAILARLCDRDVILGAQICVSEPMAERRATLAERYGVQVTDDNRSLLAQSQIVLLAIKPQVFATVAAQVAGAWDPARSPLILSILAGTTLAKLEAAFGGCPVVRAMPNTPATVGAGVTAIAPGSLAEQAAMEQARQIFGAIGQVVEVPESLMDAVTGLSGSGPAFVALFVEALTDGGVAAGLPRATASTLALQTVLGTAQLLQDSQLHPAILKDRVTSPGGTTIAGVAALEQAGFRSATIEAVRAAWQRSQELGRA is encoded by the coding sequence ATGACGGATTCCGGGGCCGGTGCGGTTTGGCAGTTGGGCGTAATTGGCGGGGGCGTGATGGCCGAGGCAATTTTGGCCCGGTTGTGCGATCGGGACGTGATTCTTGGAGCGCAAATTTGCGTCAGTGAACCCATGGCCGAGCGCCGAGCGACCCTGGCCGAGCGCTATGGGGTACAGGTCACCGATGACAATCGATCGCTCCTGGCCCAATCCCAAATCGTTCTTTTGGCCATCAAGCCCCAAGTTTTTGCCACGGTGGCGGCCCAGGTGGCCGGTGCTTGGGATCCCGCGCGATCGCCCCTGATCCTGTCGATTTTGGCCGGCACAACCTTGGCCAAACTGGAAGCGGCCTTCGGTGGCTGTCCGGTGGTGCGAGCCATGCCCAACACACCGGCCACCGTGGGCGCAGGGGTCACGGCGATCGCCCCCGGTTCTTTGGCCGAGCAGGCGGCCATGGAACAGGCTCGCCAGATTTTTGGGGCGATCGGACAAGTGGTGGAAGTGCCGGAATCTTTGATGGATGCGGTCACCGGGTTGTCTGGGTCAGGGCCGGCCTTTGTGGCCTTGTTTGTGGAAGCGCTCACCGATGGGGGCGTGGCGGCCGGGTTGCCCCGAGCCACTGCCAGCACCCTGGCCCTGCAAACGGTTTTGGGAACCGCCCAACTGTTGCAAGACAGCCAACTACACCCGGCGATCCTGAAAGATCGGGTCACCAGTCCCGGCGGCACAACGATCGCGGGGGTGGCCGCCCTGGAGCAGGCTGGATTCCGTTCCGCCACCATCGAAGCGGTACGCGCGGCCTGGCAACGATCGCAGGAATTGGGCCGCGCTTAG
- a CDS encoding cell division protein SepF: MNAIFTKLRDFVGLGDPVEYDYDYDENDSNNNGYRGSYQQPAAESQPAAAPTDEANARRSRRYAAVADASASLAGGFPAPAAARSPEPIVPPSPRATTGTPTTSSMSNVIGMPGAVNGISEVVVMEPRSFEEMPQAIQALRERKSVVLNLTMMDPDQAQRSVDFIAGGTYALDGHQERIGESIFLFTPSCVQVSTHSGLVREVFQAQAAAQAAARPGQAPVWATDRFQQAAAQ; the protein is encoded by the coding sequence GTGAACGCTATTTTTACGAAACTTCGGGATTTTGTGGGTCTGGGTGATCCAGTGGAATACGATTACGACTACGACGAAAACGATAGCAATAACAATGGCTACCGTGGTTCGTATCAGCAGCCAGCGGCGGAATCCCAGCCCGCTGCGGCTCCCACGGATGAGGCCAACGCCCGCCGTAGCCGTCGCTATGCCGCCGTTGCTGATGCATCCGCTTCGTTGGCCGGTGGGTTTCCGGCACCGGCTGCGGCTCGATCGCCCGAGCCGATTGTGCCGCCCAGCCCCCGCGCGACAACTGGAACCCCAACAACTTCTTCTATGAGCAACGTGATTGGTATGCCGGGTGCGGTAAACGGAATTTCCGAAGTGGTGGTGATGGAGCCGCGCTCGTTTGAGGAAATGCCCCAAGCGATTCAGGCCCTGCGGGAGCGGAAGTCGGTGGTGTTGAACCTGACGATGATGGATCCCGACCAGGCCCAACGCTCCGTGGACTTCATCGCTGGCGGAACCTACGCCCTGGATGGTCACCAAGAGCGGATTGGCGAAAGCATTTTCCTGTTCACGCCCAGTTGTGTGCAGGTCAGCACCCACAGCGGTTTGGTGCGCGAAGTGTTCCAGGCCCAGGCTGCGGCCCAGGCTGCCGCTCGCCCTGGCCAAGCCCCCGTTTGGGCAACCGATCGCTTCCAGCAGGCTGCCGCTCAGTAG
- a CDS encoding YggS family pyridoxal phosphate-dependent enzyme translates to MLPRLSQRVEFLRDHLPDSVRFMAVSKTFGPECVREAYECGIRDFGENRVQEAAEKRAALSDLTDIRWHLIGQLQSNKAKKALELFESIHSVDRLELAQRLDRLAAERDRPPQICLQVKLRPDPNKAGWSPSELQAALPELDRLTHLQIRGLMAIPPLGLNEAELADFFAEARSLADQIQAQPWQRLAMTERSMGMSNDWPIALQAGATMIRLGRTLFGDRA, encoded by the coding sequence ATGCTGCCCCGTTTGTCCCAGCGGGTCGAATTTTTGCGCGATCATTTGCCGGACTCGGTGCGATTCATGGCCGTTTCCAAGACCTTTGGCCCCGAATGTGTGCGAGAAGCCTATGAATGCGGGATTCGGGACTTTGGGGAAAATCGCGTGCAGGAAGCGGCAGAAAAACGCGCCGCCCTCAGTGACCTGACGGATATTCGCTGGCACTTAATTGGCCAACTGCAAAGCAACAAGGCCAAAAAAGCCCTGGAACTGTTTGAGTCAATTCATTCGGTCGATCGATTGGAGTTGGCCCAACGGCTCGATCGCCTGGCCGCCGAACGCGATCGCCCGCCCCAAATTTGTCTGCAAGTGAAGTTGCGGCCCGACCCCAACAAGGCCGGTTGGTCGCCGAGTGAACTGCAAGCGGCCTTGCCCGAGCTGGATCGGTTAACCCATCTGCAAATTCGAGGATTGATGGCAATTCCTCCCCTGGGCTTAAACGAAGCGGAATTAGCGGACTTTTTTGCCGAAGCCCGATCGCTGGCGGATCAAATCCAAGCCCAACCTTGGCAACGCTTGGCCATGACGGAGCGATCGATGGGCATGTCTAACGATTGGCCGATCGCCCTGCAAGCGGGAGCCACCATGATTCGCCTAGGACGAACCCTATTTGGCGATCGGGCCTAG
- a CDS encoding PipX family protein: MSLEAYLNHPTFGLLLMICRLENSRELFTTLYAHRLFFLVSIAETGLRFEPVTRSDARTMVEVRMRALQRNGNREEYQAVRAAYQRTFQ; encoded by the coding sequence ATGAGCCTCGAAGCCTATCTAAATCACCCCACGTTTGGGTTATTGCTGATGATTTGTCGGCTGGAAAACAGTCGCGAATTATTTACGACGCTATACGCCCATCGTCTGTTCTTTTTGGTGTCGATCGCGGAGACGGGCCTCCGGTTTGAACCGGTTACCCGCAGCGATGCCCGAACCATGGTCGAGGTCAGAATGCGAGCGCTTCAGCGCAACGGCAACCGGGAGGAATATCAAGCGGTGCGGGCCGCCTACCAGCGCACCTTCCAGTAA
- a CDS encoding 4'-phosphopantetheinyl transferase superfamily protein produces the protein MFYLGTDLVYIPRIRAALDRFGGRFLQRVYTPQEQRTCWRSLARSIPWETLSPETLLNDHLTPDVVNRLAGRWAAKEAVVKALGTGWHGVGYKDVEITRRATGEPGVCLRGRALVALDRRCTLHCQTHPVAASAGPEAHWQVSFSHDRDYATASAILVCGSGSDSLGPAPKATRTGSDVEC, from the coding sequence GTGTTTTATCTGGGTACTGACTTGGTTTATATCCCCCGCATCCGAGCAGCCCTCGATCGATTCGGGGGCCGCTTTCTGCAACGGGTCTATACTCCCCAGGAACAGCGAACTTGTTGGCGATCACTGGCTCGATCGATCCCCTGGGAAACCCTCAGTCCCGAAACTCTGCTGAACGACCACCTCACGCCCGATGTGGTGAACCGGTTGGCGGGCCGCTGGGCTGCCAAAGAAGCCGTGGTCAAGGCCCTGGGCACAGGCTGGCATGGAGTGGGTTACAAGGATGTGGAAATTACCCGCCGGGCCACGGGCGAACCGGGCGTTTGTTTGCGTGGCCGGGCCCTGGTCGCCCTCGATCGCCGCTGTACCCTCCATTGCCAAACCCATCCCGTCGCTGCCAGTGCTGGGCCCGAAGCCCATTGGCAAGTCAGTTTCAGCCACGATCGGGACTATGCCACCGCTTCCGCCATTCTGGTTTGTGGATCGGGGTCTGACTCTTTGGGCCCAGCTCCCAAGGCAACCCGCACAGGATCGGATGTTGAATGTTGA
- a CDS encoding extracellular solute-binding protein has translation MALQNPEARAELKGNRSPGMAVDLEPRWGRRQWLLGTGAIAAGLLLGGCGRRNPNDLTVLAIENTVPAQLLQAFQRLANAQGATRGIHLTLLDQAELLMQQLQDWQRDPAGTTMGQGDWRSWIPFLRPAGAGPVGLTGLLGHEWLAGAVRRGWIQPWPDRPAGVTLGDRWQSVIQLNRQGLPDRAGSLWGIPYRWGTTVLVYRPDRFAALGWEPQDWADLWRPELRGKVVLLDRPREVIGLALKRLGRSYNEAQPQSVTGLTAALAALNQQALIYATQDYLQPLLLGDAWVAVGWSHEVVTALARQRSLRAVVPQSGTALWADLWVRPVHAAPESLDLATLWASLAWRSDIAQGLAGWLDAAPAPWLEGDRTAMTASVQRDVLLPTPEQLDRCELLQPLPAESLRQYQDLWVAMRRSVA, from the coding sequence ATGGCTTTGCAAAATCCCGAGGCAAGGGCGGAGTTGAAGGGGAATCGATCGCCCGGAATGGCGGTGGATCTGGAGCCTCGGTGGGGGCGGCGGCAGTGGTTGCTCGGCACGGGGGCGATCGCGGCGGGCCTGTTGCTGGGGGGCTGTGGACGGCGCAATCCCAATGATTTGACCGTGCTGGCGATCGAAAATACGGTTCCTGCCCAACTGCTCCAAGCCTTTCAGCGGCTGGCGAATGCGCAGGGAGCCACCCGAGGCATTCACCTGACTTTGTTGGATCAGGCGGAATTATTGATGCAACAGTTGCAAGACTGGCAGCGGGATCCGGCGGGAACCACCATGGGTCAAGGTGATTGGCGATCGTGGATTCCGTTTTTGCGGCCGGCAGGGGCGGGGCCGGTGGGATTAACGGGATTGCTGGGCCATGAATGGCTGGCGGGGGCAGTGCGGCGCGGTTGGATCCAACCCTGGCCCGATCGCCCGGCGGGGGTAACTTTGGGCGATCGCTGGCAGTCCGTCATCCAACTCAATCGCCAAGGATTACCCGATCGCGCCGGATCCCTGTGGGGAATTCCCTACCGTTGGGGAACGACGGTGTTGGTTTACCGGCCCGATCGGTTTGCGGCCTTGGGATGGGAACCCCAGGATTGGGCGGACTTGTGGCGGCCGGAGCTGCGGGGCAAGGTGGTGCTGCTCGATCGGCCTCGGGAGGTGATTGGTCTGGCTCTGAAGCGACTGGGGCGATCGTATAACGAAGCTCAACCCCAGTCCGTAACCGGCTTGACCGCTGCTTTGGCGGCCCTCAATCAACAGGCCCTGATCTATGCCACTCAGGATTATTTGCAGCCGTTGCTGTTGGGGGATGCTTGGGTGGCAGTGGGTTGGTCCCATGAGGTGGTGACGGCCCTGGCTCGCCAACGGAGTTTGCGGGCGGTGGTTCCCCAGTCGGGCACGGCCCTTTGGGCGGATCTGTGGGTGCGGCCGGTTCATGCGGCTCCGGAATCGCTGGATTTGGCGACCCTGTGGGCCAGTCTTGCTTGGCGATCGGACATTGCCCAAGGGTTGGCCGGGTGGTTGGATGCGGCTCCGGCTCCTTGGCTGGAGGGCGATCGCACGGCTATGACAGCCAGCGTTCAGCGGGATGTGTTGCTGCCGACACCTGAGCAGCTCGATCGCTGCGAACTGTTGCAACCGTTGCCGGCCGAGTCGCTACGGCAATATCAAGACCTGTGGGTGGCGATGCGTCGATCGGTTGCTTAA
- a CDS encoding TlyA family rRNA (cytidine-2'-O)-methyltransferase, translating into MAKTGKQRLDALLVSRGLCESRQLAQRWIRAGEVRVDRACIDKPGTLIAEDAEIEVAARSRFVSRGGEKLIHALEAFPIDPTGRVCLDGGISTGGFTDCLLQAGAAKVYGVDVGYGQVAWSLRQDPRVVLRERTNLRHLTPAELYGPDDPMPDLGVADVSFISLTKVLPALWALLQPPREVILLVKPQFEVGRDRLGKNGVVRNPRDRAEAIATVWQGAEAIGWHYGGLVRSPITGPAGNVEFLLWLRDAEIAGRSAPDLAEFLAVVQMADN; encoded by the coding sequence GTGGCAAAAACGGGCAAACAACGATTAGATGCGCTGTTGGTGAGTCGCGGGTTGTGCGAGTCGCGCCAGTTGGCTCAGCGCTGGATTCGGGCCGGCGAAGTGCGGGTCGATCGCGCCTGCATCGACAAGCCCGGAACCCTAATCGCCGAAGATGCCGAAATTGAAGTGGCGGCCCGATCGCGCTTTGTGTCCCGGGGTGGCGAGAAGTTGATCCACGCCCTGGAGGCCTTCCCGATCGATCCCACGGGTCGAGTTTGCTTGGATGGCGGCATTTCCACGGGCGGCTTCACCGATTGCCTGTTGCAGGCGGGTGCGGCCAAGGTCTATGGCGTGGATGTGGGCTATGGGCAGGTGGCCTGGAGCCTGCGCCAGGATCCGCGAGTGGTGTTGCGCGAACGCACGAATCTGCGCCACCTGACCCCGGCGGAGCTGTACGGCCCCGATGATCCGATGCCCGATTTGGGTGTGGCGGATGTGTCGTTCATTTCCCTAACGAAGGTGTTGCCGGCCCTGTGGGCGCTGTTGCAACCGCCGCGCGAGGTGATTTTGCTGGTGAAGCCGCAATTTGAAGTGGGGCGCGATCGCCTGGGCAAAAACGGCGTGGTGCGCAATCCGCGCGATCGGGCTGAGGCGATCGCCACGGTTTGGCAAGGGGCTGAGGCGATCGGGTGGCACTACGGCGGCCTGGTGCGATCGCCCATTACGGGCCCGGCGGGCAATGTGGAATTTTTACTTTGGTTGCGTGACGCGGAAATTGCGGGGCGATCGGCTCCCGATTTGGCGGAATTTTTGGCCGTGGTGCAAATGGCCGACAACTGA